In one window of Miscanthus floridulus cultivar M001 chromosome 12, ASM1932011v1, whole genome shotgun sequence DNA:
- the LOC136495257 gene encoding uncharacterized protein isoform X1 encodes MQFHEWLACKARKKPRSPSWSSQEEDHGQRLEAKLLAAEQKRLSLLAKAQNRLAKLDELRQAANNDVEMRFEKEREELETRVESRDRQAEENRMRLLHADMQKRAALKERTARSLVQKATSESKYMEQVRSAISQKRAAAENKRLRLLEAKKTKAQARLLRIQKAAMTVCSRRESERRKLKEQLDNKLQWAKRQRAEYLKQRGRPHGSTHADYIKHADALSRKLARY; translated from the exons ATG caatTCCATGAATGGTTGGCCTGCAAAGCAAGGAAGAAGCCACGGAGCCCATCGTGGTCCTCTCAAGAGGAAGACCACGGGCAGCGCCTTGAAGCGAAACTTCTGGCTGCTGAGCAGAAAAGGTTAAGCCTCTTGGCGAAGGCACAGAACCGACTCGCCAAGTTGGATGAACTCAGACAAGCTGCTAACAATGATGTGGAAATGCGGTTCGAGAAGGAAAGGGAAGAACTTGAGACCAGAGTGGAGTCTCGTGACCGACAGGCAGAGGAGAACCGCATGCGCCTTCtgcatgccgatatgcagaagcgGGCTGCACTGAAGGAGAGGACAGCGAGGTCCCTGGTGCAGAAGGCAACATCAGAGAGCAAATACATGGAGCAGGTGCGGTCTGCAATTTCGCAAAAGCGAGCTGCTGCTGAGAATAAACGACTGAGGTTGCTGGAAGCTAAAAAGACAAAGGCTCAAGCTAGGCTTCTGCGCATCCAAAAAGCTGCCATGACTGTATGCAGCCGGAGAGAATCGGAGAGGAGAAAACTGAAAGAACAGCTGGATAACAAACTTCAATGG GCGAAGAGGCAGAGGGCTGAGTATTTGAAGCAGAGAGGAAGACCTCATGGTTCAACCCACGCTGATTACATAAAGCATGCAGATGCCCTCTCGAGAAAACTAGCAAGGTACTAA
- the LOC136495257 gene encoding stress response protein NST1-like isoform X2 has translation MRFEKEREELETRVESRDRQAEENRMRLLHADMQKRAALKERTARSLVQKATSESKYMEQVRSAISQKRAAAENKRLRLLEAKKTKAQARLLRIQKAAMTVCSRRESERRKLKEQLDNKLQWAKRQRAEYLKQRGRPHGSTHADYIKHADALSRKLARY, from the exons ATGCGGTTCGAGAAGGAAAGGGAAGAACTTGAGACCAGAGTGGAGTCTCGTGACCGACAGGCAGAGGAGAACCGCATGCGCCTTCtgcatgccgatatgcagaagcgGGCTGCACTGAAGGAGAGGACAGCGAGGTCCCTGGTGCAGAAGGCAACATCAGAGAGCAAATACATGGAGCAGGTGCGGTCTGCAATTTCGCAAAAGCGAGCTGCTGCTGAGAATAAACGACTGAGGTTGCTGGAAGCTAAAAAGACAAAGGCTCAAGCTAGGCTTCTGCGCATCCAAAAAGCTGCCATGACTGTATGCAGCCGGAGAGAATCGGAGAGGAGAAAACTGAAAGAACAGCTGGATAACAAACTTCAATGG GCGAAGAGGCAGAGGGCTGAGTATTTGAAGCAGAGAGGAAGACCTCATGGTTCAACCCACGCTGATTACATAAAGCATGCAGATGCCCTCTCGAGAAAACTAGCAAGGTACTAA